A genomic window from Vigna radiata var. radiata cultivar VC1973A chromosome 2, Vradiata_ver6, whole genome shotgun sequence includes:
- the LOC106755928 gene encoding LOB domain-containing protein 12 isoform X2, with protein sequence MLLSFYSQTKQEILQLPFLSRNQMAGNSPCASCKLLRRRCTKDCIFAPYFPSNDPQKFALVHKVFGASNVSKMLQRADAVSSLVYEAHARVRDPVYGCVGAISYLQNQVSELQMQLAVAQAEILCIQMQQEPVMPNPEMENPDHKSYLLQNELPQFLNYASSSNVIYDAVSRDNIYGHDMVS encoded by the exons ATGCTTTTAAGCTTTTACTCCCAAACCAAACAAGAAATTTTGCAGCTACCCTTTTTGTCCCGTAATCAAATGGCTGGGAATTCTCCATGTGCTTCATGCAAGCTTCTCAGACGAAGGTGTACCAAGGACTGCATCTTTGCTCCTTATTTCCCTTCCAATGACCCTCAAAAGTTCGCCTTAGTGCATAAGGTTTTTGGCGCTAGCAATGTTAGCAAAATGCTGCAG AGAGCAGATGCTGTGAGTAGTTTGGTGTACGAAGCACATGCAAGAGTTCGGGACCCTGTGTATGGCTGTGTTGGGGCCATATCCTATTTACAAAACCAGGTTTCTGAGCTTCAAATGCAGCTTGCAGTGGCTCAAGCAGAGATACTCTGCATCCAGATGCAACAGGAGCCAGTGATGCCAAATCCAGAAATGGAAAACCCAGATCACAAATCTTACCTTCTCCAGAATGAACTCCCTCAGTTTCTCAACTATGCCTCTTCTAGCAATGTAATTTATGATGCTGTCTCAAGAGACAACATTTATGGACATGATATGGTTTCCTGA
- the LOC106756485 gene encoding ferritin-3, chloroplastic encodes MLLRTASSFSLLNANADADHILPLINPSSAIRCYSHAKSFVPCATKGSNNRPLTGVVFEPFEEVKKELDLVPTLPEASLARQKYTNESEAVVNEQINVEYNVSYVYHAMFAYFDRDNVALKGLAKFFKESSEEEREHAEKLIEYQNKRGGKVKLQSIVMPLSEFDHDEKGDALYAMELALSLEKLTNEKLLNLHSVASKNNDVQLTDFIESEFLGEQVEAIKKISEYVAQLRRVGKGHGVWHFDQMLLREEGVNV; translated from the exons ATGCTTCTCAGAACcgcttcttctttctctctgcTCAACGCCAACGCCGACGCCGACCATATACTCCCTCTCATAAACCCTTCTTCTGCTATTCGTTGCTACTCTCATGCCAAAAGCTTCGTTCCCTGCGCCACCAAGGGCTCAAACAACCGTCCCTTAACCGGCGTCGTTTTTGAACCCTTTGAAGAGGTCAAGAAGGAGCTCGACCTTGTCCCCACACTTCCAGAAGCTTCCCTTGCTCGCCAGAAGTACACCAATGAGTCTGAAGCTGTTGTCAACGAACAGATCAA TGTGGAGTACAATGTTTCGTATGTTTATCATGCGATGTTTGCCTACTTCGACAGGGACAATGTTGCGCTCAAGGGTCTTGCCAA ATTTTTTAAGGAGTCAAGTGAGGAGGAAAGGGAGCATGCTGAGAAATTGATTGAATATCAG AATAAACGTGGTGGAAAAGTGAAGTTGCAATCTATTGTGATGCCTCTTTCTGAGTTTGACCACGATGAAAAGGGAGATGCCCTGTATG CAATGGAACTTGCTCTGTCTTTGGAGAAGCTGACAAATGAGAAGCTTCTTAACTTGCACAGT GTTGCCTCGAAGAACAATGATGTGCAATTGACAGATTTTATTGAAAGCGAATTTTTAGGTGAACAG GTCGAAGCTATTAAAAAAATCTCTGAGTACGTTGCTCAGCTCAGAAGAGTTGGCAAAGGAcatg
- the LOC106755928 gene encoding LOB domain-containing protein 12 isoform X1 — protein sequence MLLSFYSQTKQEILQLPFLSRNQMAGNSPCASCKLLRRRCTKDCIFAPYFPSNDPQKFALVHKVFGASNVSKMLQELPIEQRADAVSSLVYEAHARVRDPVYGCVGAISYLQNQVSELQMQLAVAQAEILCIQMQQEPVMPNPEMENPDHKSYLLQNELPQFLNYASSSNVIYDAVSRDNIYGHDMVS from the exons ATGCTTTTAAGCTTTTACTCCCAAACCAAACAAGAAATTTTGCAGCTACCCTTTTTGTCCCGTAATCAAATGGCTGGGAATTCTCCATGTGCTTCATGCAAGCTTCTCAGACGAAGGTGTACCAAGGACTGCATCTTTGCTCCTTATTTCCCTTCCAATGACCCTCAAAAGTTCGCCTTAGTGCATAAGGTTTTTGGCGCTAGCAATGTTAGCAAAATGCTGCAG GAACTTCCTATTGAGCAGAGAGCAGATGCTGTGAGTAGTTTGGTGTACGAAGCACATGCAAGAGTTCGGGACCCTGTGTATGGCTGTGTTGGGGCCATATCCTATTTACAAAACCAGGTTTCTGAGCTTCAAATGCAGCTTGCAGTGGCTCAAGCAGAGATACTCTGCATCCAGATGCAACAGGAGCCAGTGATGCCAAATCCAGAAATGGAAAACCCAGATCACAAATCTTACCTTCTCCAGAATGAACTCCCTCAGTTTCTCAACTATGCCTCTTCTAGCAATGTAATTTATGATGCTGTCTCAAGAGACAACATTTATGGACATGATATGGTTTCCTGA